The DNA region AAGAGGATTGAATCTGATTAAAAAGAATACATATGATAAAATCACCTCATTCTTAGACCATTGGAGTGTCTCCTGAGGTTACTCACTAGAGACCCCGTGATCAACAGCAAATTGGAAACACAAGCTGAACAACAATACCTCAATCTTTGACTTTGTGACAGTcctgaagaagagaaaatggtGCAGCATTCCATCCCGAGTGTTGATTTTGTCCACAGCCACATCCACTCCTTGGCGGTAGACATCAGGAAGCTTTCGGTAACTGTCCTGCGCATCAGAGGACGAAAACAAAGCTCCAACGctgaacagcagcaacaacaaagcagCCATCTCCAACTCCTTAGCCTGCAACAATGGGGGTGGTGAGACAGTGCAGCGAAACACCCGCTCTGTGCTGCTTTCAAGGACAGTACACCcagttctgcttttttttttttttttttttgtgggtgaaACCATCCAGACAAACCGCTTTTGGTGTTGCCTCACAGTGGAGGTCAAAATCCGAGGTCGAGGATCTTAGACGTGTTTTTCCCCCTCGTTGTGATCCTTGGAAAGAGTTATAATCCATCTTCCTCGAAGTCATTTATCTATCTGTCAAcgggaaaaaggaaaatctggCAGGGCAAATGAGAACATCTGTAACCTGCTTTAATATCCTTTTTACTGTCTATCAGAGCGAGCAGGTCTAAACAATCCAAGACTTTATCTGGGGCTGAATGTGAATTGAACAACAGCCAGGATAAATAGAAAATAACCTTTATTTGTCATCAATATTTGAGCCATTTTTGTACATGGGAACATCAGCAATAGCTTCTCAGACTTTgtattgctttttaaaattgatCAACAAAATCTATCAGCATTTCACAACTTTGACAAATACTtaaaacacacgcacagaccTTCATTGTCATCCACAGGCACAATAAGCAGACATAAAACCAACATCATCGTTCTCATAAATATCCCCCTTCATTGTCATGGCCATGATGCAGccagatgtgtgtgtacaccaggaaaaaaaaaaaaaaaaaaaaaaaaaaaaaaggttgtgacaTCCTGTGACAAACTctcaaaaaacagaaacaatgctTCATGTTACAACAGATAAataagagttgttttttgtttttttgttttttttttaaatgaacgTCTCAAAAGTGCAAGCTGTTTCGATGCATGTTGTtctaacaaacacaacagacattTGTAGCTGGTCACTTCATGGTCCCACAGGCACTTGATTTTGTGCAATTTCGTGACACCAAACAGGCACAAGATCACTGCGAGAGATGGAGCAGTTCAGACGGGAAAATCTCAAATACACacttaagtaacaaaaatttAAGGTAATTGACAGAGTTAAAGCTTCAGCCGGCCAAATCATGTCACACTGATACaatatgacataaaaaaaaaaaaaaaaaaaaaaagacacgtatatttatatttttaaaagcctTCCCTCTGCATGATTATTGAAATTGTCTACACAGCTTGTGTGGATAGCCGGTCGACCAAGTTCACGAATGAAATGTTAGAACAGATAGTCGAcgaccaaaaagaaaacaagcttaACCAAGGAATGTAATGATTTGAAAAATTTGTCAATTAGGCTGAAACTTCTTTACCAACTAAACAGTTGGGAGATCTGAGATGACTGAACTGCAGCTTATTGTTCTGACCATGAAAATATTTACACGAGACATGATTTGGCACAAAGAAACCAATAAATTACAGCGATTCCCAATAAATGAACCACACCAAGTGAGACTTCAAAACATTACATTAGTATCATTATTGCCCCTAAGCATGTGCGTGAAGAAATTTAGACTATATTTAATACGCCACTGTGTTATTCTTATACTTTAAATGTGCTATTACCATATTATGGCATTAGTGTaatgagaaaatgcatttttctatactgttttttttgtggtacATCTTCATCACAATCCTTCAAGATCGCCCTCTGATGGTCATATTCATTCACTGATGCGACAAAAGTTCACATAAAAGCCCAACTTTTGTCTAAACGGCTGCATttgagtagaaaaaaaaaatgtaatagttAAAGAAGGacaggctaaaaaaaaaaaaaaaaaaaaaagaatcaaaagcAGTCAATTACAAAGTACACTACAGCAACACTGATAAATGAGCTGTTTACGAGGATGCTAAGGCGATAAAATGGTTCCATAAAATACAGTCATAGTTCAGATTTGGTGTCTTTAAAAAGGTGCTACTAACTCGCAGGAGGGTAAAGTGATCGGCTGTATACGTTAACACCTCatactttttcatttccttcataaGGCGCTTGGTGagattaaaacatgaaaaaaaaaaaaaaaaggcagcaaaccAGAAGAGCAAAACCTACAAGCATGACAATATAAAGGAATGTATCCCATATATTCTCCAAATATTCAATGTGAATCAGAGCAACCTTTCAGGGCTAAAAATTAATCAGTCTTGCAAATCTATCTACCTTTATCGCGTTTAACTTTGAGCTTGAGATCACATCGTAGGATTTGGAATCTCGTGTCCcctgaaatacttttttttaaaaagcatatAATGCGTAAATACAAACTAACAAGAGTTTAAGCTCCTCAGTAGGACTTCATTGTTTGTGCCACAAAGTGCTGTTAACCATCCGAAAAGCCACCTACTTTACAATAAAAAGCTACTTAAACAGTGAAACGTTGACCCAGGTAACAAACAAACCTCTGATGTACTACACTGTACGCACGGTGATGAAGGAGGCTGGTGGTGCACAGTGACGTGGCATCAAATATCTGTGAGTGTTTCACACCGAGGGCTCCATTCGTCAGTGGTTCGGTCTGAAGTGGTGGATTGAGGGCTCGTCGGGGGCTACACAGGCATGTACATCTCCGAGTACTCGTCCTGACACTCGCGCTCGTCGAACTTTGGCTCTCCGTCGTCAGCATCCAGCTGGAAGAGGCACAGAGATGTTACCATTAACGactgtttcctcttcatctttccAATCCCTCATTTTTGGTCTAAGCAGTAACAATGGCCTCGTCAAAGCAGCTGCTTTAAGCTGTGCACATTTAAttacatgaatattaaaataccTTCGGATTAATTCAGTCTGATGATTTGTCACAGCATGACGAAAAGACAGCCAAATCAGAACTGCATATCAAACTAACTTACAAAAATACAATTCAAGCAATGTATCATAAAATGTGactaaatgtacaaaaaaaaaaaaaaggattataatcaaaataaaaatgacttattCCTGTCATCTATTCCTCTAAGTCTGATGAGTTAGTGAAATTCAGTATAATATATTGTATAAAACTGTcgaatcaatttttttttttttttttagatctgtCTCTCTGTTACAGGGATCGTTTCTGGATCAAGTCAAAACAGGATTTAAAAAGGATAATGCCTTCAATAACCGCCGTCCTAAAAATTGTAGCTCTGTGTTACTGCTGAGGCTGCAGTTTCGGCGTCGTTGCGCCCTCTTGTGATTGACTTACACAAGCGATCTCTCTGTGGTTGAAGATGCGACGCAGCAGGAACATCTTGACAGGAATGGTGAGTAGGAGGACGAAGGGGAATGCCAGAGAAGCCTGTGTAGACATGACCACCCACAGAACAGCCAGACACACCAGCTGGATGCAGGTGAACAGATGCATGCGCAGCGTACGGACCTGCAGAGAACACAGCTCATTGGTCAGACATCAGGAAGACGTTTAGGGTTTTACAAAGTTGTGATGGATATTTAATAAAACATCAATTAAACATCATTTAATTGACTAAACCAGAAAGTAATAAAAGCTTTCATTGGTAGCTGTATAACTTTTACACAATTAGAATTTTATTCTTCTATTTTTTGACCAACTTTGACATCTAAGAAACTTTATTtagtaaagttaaaaaaaaaaaaaaaaaaaaaaaaacacacacaccgatcAGCCTGCGTCTCACCTTGCGTACGTAGGTGTGGTCAGGGTGATACTTGGGAGGCATGAGCAACAGCATCATCCGCTCTGTCAGCTGGATGCCGTTGAGAGACATCACCCCCATGTAGAGGAAGATCCCAAAGAGCACAGCCAGGGGGATCTGACGCAGCAGGTCACCAATCACGATAGACAGGCCTGGAGAGGGCGACGGGGGCGGGGCAACACAGTTACCATGACGACGTTAAAGGTGACCAACCCAAAGAAAAACGCAGCTGATGAAGAGAAGTCGCCACTCACCAACCATGATGGAGACCAGCAGCCCGGTCACCCGCTGTTCCTTCACCTCCTGGATTCGAGGCTTGTCTCCGGGGGCAACGGCCTTGCTCATGACAGTGAGGGCGTTGACGTGGGTCACTGAGCGGACGGTGGCAGCGGCCATCCATGGCAGGCCAAACAGAGCCGAGCTCCCACCCAGCACCACGATGAGCAGCAGGTCCAGATGGAAACCGGAGCCCTTCACCAGCATCCGCTCCTTCTTACTCACGATCAGGCTGCGGGAAGGCGAACAGATGTTGACGGCAGGGTTTGTCACACACATTGACTTTAATGCTGTAAATCAGAGATGGAGGCAGGTTCGGAGCTCACGTGGTGATCTGTGTCTccatgaagatgaggatgaacaCCAGCAGAGCAGGTAAACAGCAGGCAAACATCATCCAAATGGGGAATTCACCGTCTGAACCCAGAGGACTAACAATCCAGTTGCGTTTTTCAGGGCTGGTCACCGAGAAACCTCTGGGAACACTTAGTTTCTAGACAGAGGATGgcaatataatatattatatataatatactgtGTAATAATGTACACAATTACATTTAGAGAACGATTCAGTCTGGTGAGTCTtacttgtgtgtatgtatcatCTATGCTGTAATCCACCAGCACCATGATTAGAATGGCAATCGGAACCCCGAAATCTCCAATCACCCTGCGAAACTAAACACCAAGAACACTTTGTCTTATTTGTTCTCATACTTTAGGACAACGAAGAAGACTGCACTGAATCTAATTATGTATCCTTGCTTGTGACGTTGGGAAGTTGAAATGGGAAACAGATATGTTGATATTGTCAGAGTAATTTCAGCCGCTTACCCTGCCTGGAAAGAATGCGCTGTTTTTGAACTTGCGCAGGTAGAAAGCAATGAAAAAGGTCCCAGCCATGAGCACCAGAGACAGCAGCGCAGTGTTGGGCTCGCCCAGGACCTTCATTGGCACAGACTGGGTGCTGTTGCCGAACGTGAGGGTGACATTTTCCGTTGCAGTGTCCACTTCTGTGCTGTTGTCAAGGTAGCAGCGTTTCAGTGGGTGCTCCTTGAAAATCTGCCCGGTGACACAGAGGGTTCAAATGAATACACAACAGTTCATCACTGAgtattcacaaacacactttctggGAAATTAAAATTTGCCTGTAGCCAAAAAGCCTCCGTAAAACTCTAAAAATAGAACACCTTCCAAAACCCTAAGCCTGGATAATAGTTAAACTCTCAATCCATTTAGCTTCTGTGGCCAGGCAACCACAGAAGAATATCGTCCAGAGATTAGTCTGTTCAGTTTAGCATCAGGGTCATAATCCCCCAATGTGCCGACAAAAAGTTTTTGTAATCAGGAGTTTTTATTTCAGGTCTCAAGTGTACCTTGACAAGCTTGAGGAAAGTCtcacagatgaagatgagggagatgaggaaggagaagatCTCTTGAGTGAAGCGGGAGACGAAGCGGACCAGAAAGCTGCCCTCGAAGGCCACGGTGACGATCACAATGATGATGAGCCAAAACCCAATCCAGACTCGGCCAGTTAGGTACTCTATCTCATTCGCTTTGCAGAACTGTAGAGACACAGAGCCGTCACTCACTATTAGTCTTTAGGGGAAAAAGTGGATATTTGCATGTAGTTGGACGGGAAAATGGATATCACATCTGAATGCCGGATATGATCCTACAACCTGAATTTCAACatgatttttcatttgcaggCCTTACGCGGTAAAAGGCTTCCTCAAACACTAGCAGGGGTCCAGAAAAACCAACAATCAGCAGAGGCTGAGCTCCGAGCAAGCAGAAGATCACACCCTGCACTGCTGTTGAAACGATCAGCTCGGAAACACCAATTAGACCTTCTGTCTTCTCACCTagaaacagcaacacaatgaaaacaaaaaaggggtTTAAAGCTCCTTCAGTAGACTTAATTGAAACATCATTACAAAATCATGAATGGGATTTGACACACGAGACAGAATTAAGGCAGCTGCTCGACTCTCCGGTTTCTCACCCAGAAGGCCTCCGAATGTTATGGCTGGGGAAAGGGCAGCAAAGTAGATGAAGATGACAGCAGCCATGCACTGACTGTTCAGGGCGTCCTTGAAGTCGCTCACATATTTTGGGTAACGTCGCCGCACGTCACGTACCAGCCCTCCAAAGGGGCGTCCTGTGCGTTCTAAAGGGTCGTCTGACTTTTTGGAGGGTGTGAGCAGGGCCTCTGTGTGTCGGGGAAGAACAGATTTTGGTCATGTAAAAATCAGATGAAATGATAAAGCTACAGGTATCGGAGCAGATGCTTACCTTTTTCTTCAAAGCTTTTTTGCACCTTGGCTGACAGTTTGCCCCCCTGCTCCTCCCTTTTGCGCAGCATCTCCCTCTGGAAACGAGCAACAGAGCGCAGCAGCTCATCCCCTCCCATATCTGACAGTGGCAGCACGATGCTGCAGTCCAAGAAGGTGTTGATGGCGTTCAGCAAGTCCTGCCTGTCGTCCGCCAGGTAGGCAGCCTCGTGGAATTGCTGTAAGTATACAACATAATTTGACTCTTAATTGTAAAGCGATAAGGAGCCATGGAAAAAGTGACAGTATGAATCATTAGGGTGGcaggaaaaagggaaatttcATTGCTTCACGTTGTATTCAAATAAGAGAAATCCCTTGCTACCTTGTCAGACATCAGCGTGGAGATGGAGCGTCCTATCTGGTGGTAGTCCATGCTCGTAGTGGCCGGTCCGAGCAGAACGAAGAGGAACCTGACAGGCACGGGGACCTCTAAGACGGACTCCAGCTCCACGCCCTCCTGGAGCCGCACAAATGCCATGGTGGGCTGCTCCAAGAAGTCCACACTGCCTAGAAGACAGCGAGATGATGACCCAAAGATGAAAGACgattttgatttgaagttgTGCTGCTGTCTTACTGTAAGCTTGTCTTCAAATGAGGTGTTTTCTGGCTTTTAAAGG from Echeneis naucrates chromosome 20, fEcheNa1.1, whole genome shotgun sequence includes:
- the slc4a2b gene encoding anion exchange protein 2 isoform X1; amino-acid sequence: MSNPGAPNQITDAVAAVIHSPEAPAASSLHGTPRSEDDDGDLNKALGVQRFQQILTQAAALPDEQHHNYHEEDIEYRRHSSHHIHRPLSKLPSEGRRKKGSKKRKKDKDHKSSHVLSSGPIEEGEDEEEEDEEATEMTSAPSESEKAKHVEFFVSDDEKVDSRGKESPRSPRELSIVPQSGVAADAEDATSTDKPVSSGTSSPSPQSGPPEHIPLARVSSASRSYDLQERRRTGNMTGAEEAKYQRIPTDESEAQTLASADLDGIKSHRFEDVPGVRRHLVRKSTKGQVVHISKDHKEPTTRSRKQDRTPHEVFVELNELTMDKNQEMQWKETARWIKFEENVEEETDRWGKPHVASLSFRSLLELRQTISHGAVLLDLDQKTLPGIAHQVVEQMIISDQIKAEDRANVLRALLLKHSHPSDEKEQSTPFPRKISVSSLSSPIAHHHSGNHTNQPEPSVTDPLMGTTHVVGETDTRIDVEKNEVQQKEPTLVPCMHKSKSKHELKMLEKIPENAEATLVLVGSVDFLEQPTMAFVRLQEGVELESVLEVPVPVRFLFVLLGPATTSMDYHQIGRSISTLMSDKQFHEAAYLADDRQDLLNAINTFLDCSIVLPLSDMGGDELLRSVARFQREMLRKREEQGGKLSAKVQKSFEEKEALLTPSKKSDDPLERTGRPFGGLVRDVRRRYPKYVSDFKDALNSQCMAAVIFIYFAALSPAITFGGLLGEKTEGLIGVSELIVSTAVQGVIFCLLGAQPLLIVGFSGPLLVFEEAFYRFCKANEIEYLTGRVWIGFWLIIIVIVTVAFEGSFLVRFVSRFTQEIFSFLISLIFICETFLKLVKIFKEHPLKRCYLDNSTEVDTATENVTLTFGNSTQSVPMKVLGEPNTALLSLVLMAGTFFIAFYLRKFKNSAFFPGRFRRVIGDFGVPIAILIMVLVDYSIDDTYTQKLSVPRGFSVTSPEKRNWIVSPLGSDGEFPIWMMFACCLPALLVFILIFMETQITTLIVSKKERMLVKGSGFHLDLLLIVVLGGSSALFGLPWMAAATVRSVTHVNALTVMSKAVAPGDKPRIQEVKEQRVTGLLVSIMVGLSIVIGDLLRQIPLAVLFGIFLYMGVMSLNGIQLTERMMLLLMPPKYHPDHTYVRKVRTLRMHLFTCIQLVCLAVLWVVMSTQASLAFPFVLLLTIPVKMFLLRRIFNHREIACLDADDGEPKFDERECQDEYSEMYMPV
- the slc4a2b gene encoding anion exchange protein 2 isoform X3 — its product is MSNPGAPNQITDAVAAVIHSPEAPAASSLHGTPRSEDDDGDLNKALGVQRFQQILTQAAALPDEQHHNYHEEDIEYRRHSSHHIHRPLSKLPSEGRRKKGSKKRKKDKDHKSSHVLSSGPIEEGEDEEEEDEEATEMTSAPSESEKAKHVEFFVSDDEKVDSRGKESPRSPRELSIVPQSGVAADAEDATSTDKPVSSGTSSPSPQSGPPEHIPLARVSSASRSYDLQERRRTGNMTGAEEAKYQRIPTDESEAQTLASADLDGIKSHRFEDVPGVRRHLVRKSTKGQVVHISKDHKEPTTRSRKQDRTPHEVFVELNELTMDKNQEMQWKETARWIKFEENVEEETDRWGKPHVASLSFRSLLELRQTISHGAVLLDLDQKTLPGIAHQVVEQMIISDQIKAEDRANVLRALLLKHSHPSDEKEQSTPFPRKISVSSLSSPIAHHHSGNHTNQPEPSVTDPLMGTTHVVGETDTRIDVEKNEVQQKEPTLVPCMHKSKSKHELKMLEKIPENAEATLVLVGSVDFLEQPTMAFVRLQEGVELESVLEVPVPVRFLFVLLGPATTSMDYHQIGRSISTLMSDKQFHEAAYLADDRQDLLNAINTFLDCSIVLPLSDMGGDELLRSVARFQREMLRKREEQGGKLSAKVQKSFEEKEALLTPSKKSDDPLERTGRPFGGLVRDVRRRYPKYVSDFKDALNSQCMAAVIFIYFAALSPAITFGGLLGEKTEGLIGVSELIVSTAVQGVIFCLLGAQPLLIVGFSGPLLVFEEAFYRFCKANEIEYLTGRVWIGFWLIIIVIVTVAFEGSFLVRFVSRFTQEIFSFLISLIFICETFLKLVKIFKEHPLKRCYLDNSTEVDTATENVTLTFGNSTQSVPMKVLGEPNTALLSLVLMAGTFFIAFYLRKFKNSAFFPGRFRRVIGDFGVPIAILIMVLVDYSIDDTYTQKLSVPRGFSVTSPEKRNWIVSPLGSDGEFPIWMMFACCLPALLVFILIFMETQITTLIVSKKERMLVKGSGFHLDLLLIVVLGGSSALFGLPWMAAATVRSVTHVNALTVMSKAVAPGDKPRIQEVKEQRVTGLLVSIMACLS
- the slc4a2b gene encoding anion exchange protein 2 isoform X2, with product MSNPGAPNQITDAVAAVIHSPEAPAASSLHGTPRSEDDDGDLNKALGVQRFQQILTQAAALPDEQHHNYHEEDIEYRRHSSHHIHRPLSKLPSEGRRKKGSKKRKKDKDHKSSHVLSSGPIEEGEDEEEEDEEATEMTSAPSESEKAKHVEFFVSDDEKVDSRGKESPRSPRELSIVPQSGVAADAEDATSTDKPVSSGTSSPSPQSGPPEHIPLARVSSASRSYDLQERRRTGNMTGAEEAKYQRIPTDESEAQTLASADLDGIKSHRFEDVPGVRRHLVRKSTKGQVVHISKDHKEPTTRSRKQDRTPHEVFVELNELTMDKNQEMQWKETARWIKFEENVEEETDRWGKPHVASLSFRSLLELRQTISHGAVLLDLDQKTLPGIAHQVVEQMIISDQIKAEDRANVLRALLLKHSHPSDEKEQSTPFPRKISVSSLSSPIAHHHSGNHTNQPEPSVTDPLMGTTHVVGETDTRIDVEKNEQKEPTLVPCMHKSKSKHELKMLEKIPENAEATLVLVGSVDFLEQPTMAFVRLQEGVELESVLEVPVPVRFLFVLLGPATTSMDYHQIGRSISTLMSDKQFHEAAYLADDRQDLLNAINTFLDCSIVLPLSDMGGDELLRSVARFQREMLRKREEQGGKLSAKVQKSFEEKEALLTPSKKSDDPLERTGRPFGGLVRDVRRRYPKYVSDFKDALNSQCMAAVIFIYFAALSPAITFGGLLGEKTEGLIGVSELIVSTAVQGVIFCLLGAQPLLIVGFSGPLLVFEEAFYRFCKANEIEYLTGRVWIGFWLIIIVIVTVAFEGSFLVRFVSRFTQEIFSFLISLIFICETFLKLVKIFKEHPLKRCYLDNSTEVDTATENVTLTFGNSTQSVPMKVLGEPNTALLSLVLMAGTFFIAFYLRKFKNSAFFPGRFRRVIGDFGVPIAILIMVLVDYSIDDTYTQKLSVPRGFSVTSPEKRNWIVSPLGSDGEFPIWMMFACCLPALLVFILIFMETQITTLIVSKKERMLVKGSGFHLDLLLIVVLGGSSALFGLPWMAAATVRSVTHVNALTVMSKAVAPGDKPRIQEVKEQRVTGLLVSIMVGLSIVIGDLLRQIPLAVLFGIFLYMGVMSLNGIQLTERMMLLLMPPKYHPDHTYVRKVRTLRMHLFTCIQLVCLAVLWVVMSTQASLAFPFVLLLTIPVKMFLLRRIFNHREIACLDADDGEPKFDERECQDEYSEMYMPV